In Candidatus Omnitrophota bacterium, a genomic segment contains:
- a CDS encoding DUF134 domain-containing protein — protein sequence MRPKKTRWIKCMPGERCFKPRCRPLNKLEGVYLTLDEFEAIRLGCLEGLKQIDAAKKMKISRPTFSRIITSAHRKIADGLVNIKAIRIEGGCCKVVGRRKK from the coding sequence TTGCGGCCTAAAAAGACGAGATGGATAAAGTGTATGCCTGGCGAGCGGTGTTTTAAGCCGCGTTGCAGGCCTTTAAATAAATTAGAGGGCGTATATTTAACCCTTGATGAATTTGAAGCGATAAGGCTTGGGTGCTTAGAGGGCTTAAAACAAATTGATGCTGCGAAGAAGATGAAGATCTCGCGCCCGACATTCTCGCGTATTATAACATCAGCTCACAGGAAAATCGCCGATGGCCTGGTTAATATTAAGGCCATTCGTATCGAAGGCGGTTGTTGCAAAGTTGTAGGTAGGAGAAAAAAATGA
- a CDS encoding NUDIX hydrolase has protein sequence MDAIIEIDEDIVIIERSNPPFGWAIPGGFVDYGESLEEAVTREAKEETGLDLEGLKQFHTYSKAERDPRFHTIGTVFIAKGKGKPKAGDDAAALKVVKIDEIEKLSFVFDHKEILQDYLKYKKGQDPF, from the coding sequence GTGGATGCCATAATTGAAATTGACGAGGACATAGTAATCATAGAGAGGAGTAATCCTCCTTTTGGCTGGGCTATCCCCGGAGGATTTGTGGATTACGGGGAGAGTTTAGAAGAGGCAGTAACCAGAGAAGCAAAGGAAGAGACCGGCTTGGATTTAGAAGGTTTAAAACAATTCCATACTTATTCTAAGGCTGAGCGCGACCCGCGCTTTCACACCATAGGCACGGTATTTATCGCAAAAGGCAAGGGTAAACCTAAGGCTGGAGACGACGCAGCAGCATTAAAAGTAGTAAAAATAGATGAAATTGAAAAGTTGAGTTTCGTTTTTGACCATAAGGAAATCCTGCAGGACTATTTGAAATACAAAAAAGGCCAGGATCCTTTCTAG
- a CDS encoding VanZ family protein: protein MKFIKLWLPVFFWCAAIFFLSSIPQLSTGWGIWDLFFRKLAHMSEYFILVFLLYRAFKGTFRLSFWSLFFWPFSLTFLYAVSDEIHQLFVFGRSGNIPDVIIDTLGIIGFYLFLKYKNKRGGECLLKIQK from the coding sequence ATGAAATTTATTAAGTTATGGTTACCGGTTTTTTTCTGGTGCGCGGCCATCTTCTTTCTTTCCAGTATCCCGCAATTAAGCACGGGCTGGGGGATTTGGGATTTGTTTTTCAGGAAGCTCGCGCATATGAGCGAATATTTTATTCTGGTTTTTCTCTTATACCGCGCGTTTAAAGGGACTTTTCGCCTTTCTTTCTGGAGTTTATTTTTCTGGCCTTTTAGTTTAACGTTTTTATATGCCGTTTCGGATGAAATACATCAACTCTTTGTTTTCGGCAGGTCCGGTAATATTCCGGACGTCATCATTGATACCTTGGGGATAATCGGGTTTTATCTTTTCCTTAAATATAAAAATAAACGGGGTGGAGAATGTTTATTAAAGATACAGAAATAA